From the genome of Thermoflexus hugenholtzii, one region includes:
- a CDS encoding FHA domain-containing protein: MIECPLCGRKYPVGALFCPECGVYLLTGGPLRTEPLPEGVPSPIGTASGRAAEAPTAPQSLVLQVLTSGRRIVIRPDQEVLLGRLDVGRGIFPQVDLTSDGGLEGGVSRRHARVFYQDGRFYIEDLGSTNGTYLNGTRLAPYSPQALGEGDEIRLGQIPIRVALA, encoded by the coding sequence ATGATCGAGTGTCCGTTGTGCGGGCGCAAATATCCGGTCGGGGCCCTGTTCTGCCCGGAGTGCGGCGTGTATCTGCTCACGGGCGGCCCCCTGCGCACGGAACCGCTTCCGGAGGGGGTTCCTTCTCCCATCGGAACAGCCTCCGGGCGCGCCGCGGAGGCTCCCACCGCGCCGCAGAGCTTGGTGCTGCAGGTGCTCACCTCCGGCCGCCGGATTGTGATCCGCCCGGATCAGGAGGTGCTCCTGGGGCGGCTGGACGTGGGCCGCGGCATCTTCCCCCAGGTGGACCTCACGTCCGACGGGGGTCTGGAAGGCGGGGTGTCCCGCCGCCACGCCCGGGTGTTCTACCAGGACGGCCGGTTCTACATCGAGGATCTGGGCAGCACCAACGGGACGTATCTCAACGGGACGCGTCTGGCGCCTTACTCCCCGCAGGCCCTGGGGGAGGGCGACGAGATCCGGCTGGGTCAGATCCCGATTCGGGTGGCGCTGGCGTAA
- a CDS encoding response regulator transcription factor — MVQAPVRPEARERRRILIVDDEARVRQFVRMNLELEGFEVFEASNGLEALEKVKELLPDLVILDVMMPELDGFETLAIIREVSSVPVIMLTVRADEADKVRGLELGADDYVTKPFSPRELISRIKAVLRRVDTPATAGGAVQIDDYLTIDFNRRVVIAGGKEIKLRPTEWRLLYHLVNNAGRTLSHESLLAKVWGYEYRDETHYLRLYINYLRQKIEPDPSRPRYILTERGVGYRFVDFRGGELERLKRQAADASS; from the coding sequence ATGGTTCAGGCGCCGGTTCGGCCGGAAGCGCGGGAGCGTCGACGGATCCTCATCGTGGACGATGAGGCGCGGGTGCGGCAGTTCGTCCGCATGAACCTGGAGCTGGAGGGCTTTGAGGTCTTCGAGGCCTCCAACGGCCTGGAGGCCCTGGAGAAGGTCAAAGAGTTGCTGCCGGATCTGGTGATCCTGGATGTGATGATGCCGGAGCTGGACGGCTTCGAGACCCTGGCCATAATCCGGGAGGTGAGCTCGGTCCCGGTGATTATGCTCACGGTGCGGGCGGATGAGGCGGACAAGGTCCGGGGGCTGGAGCTGGGGGCGGACGATTATGTGACCAAGCCCTTCTCGCCTCGGGAGCTGATCAGCCGCATTAAGGCTGTCCTGCGCCGGGTGGATACCCCGGCCACGGCGGGCGGGGCGGTGCAGATTGATGATTACCTGACCATCGACTTCAACCGGCGGGTGGTGATCGCCGGGGGCAAAGAGATCAAGCTGCGGCCTACGGAGTGGCGGCTGCTGTATCATCTGGTGAACAATGCGGGGCGGACCCTCAGTCACGAAAGCCTGCTGGCCAAGGTGTGGGGCTACGAATACCGGGACGAGACCCATTACCTGCGGCTCTACATCAATTACCTCCGTCAGAAGATCGAGCCGGACCCCTCCCGCCCGCGTTACATTCTCACCGAACGGGGGGTGGGTTACCGGTTCGTGGACTTCCGGGGCGGGGAGCTGGAGCGGCTGAAGCGTCAGGCGGCGGACGCCTCTTCCTGA